In Pseudoalteromonas xiamenensis, the following are encoded in one genomic region:
- a CDS encoding SRPBCC family protein → MKNRFVDVTSIHIIPTTPTNLLTTLLDHNQLSRFFGASITEIRPAMAGAVKGGKGAQRLVSMLGFKFIEEITDASVDKIEYAIQGNFPLKDHRGVIEFYPCDAHTVIRYQIIGLVPRFLPTFLMALIIRRDLKQALKKLEVFHAC, encoded by the coding sequence ATGAAAAATCGTTTTGTGGACGTCACTTCAATCCACATCATTCCAACTACGCCGACTAATCTGCTCACAACGTTGCTTGACCATAATCAGCTTTCTCGTTTTTTCGGTGCGTCCATCACCGAAATTCGCCCAGCAATGGCGGGGGCCGTTAAAGGTGGAAAAGGCGCACAACGATTAGTCTCGATGCTTGGATTTAAATTTATCGAAGAAATTACAGATGCCTCTGTCGATAAAATTGAATATGCCATACAAGGCAATTTTCCATTGAAAGATCATCGTGGTGTTATTGAATTTTACCCATGCGACGCGCACACCGTAATACGCTACCAAATTATTGGTCTAGTTCCGCGATTTCTTCCCACGTTTCTCATGGCGTTAATCATTCGTCGAGATTTAAAGCAAGCTCTGAAAAAGCTGGAGGTATTTCATGCCTGTTGA
- a CDS encoding sterol desaturase family protein, producing MPVELILLALSPIFLVCIALEYYFHPTDYALKDSMQNTLLALLHQASDAIALILLMPLFYWLAQFALFNIPLSPESLLIGFLLQDFLYYWFHRASHNIHWLWCAHVVHHSSVRMNFTTAFRQSLLYPVLGMWLFWLPMILLGFDPKLVFAIVAINLAFQFFVHTKHIGKLGWLEHLFNTPTHHRIHHASNDHYLDKNYAGVLIIWDKLFGTYVEEDANITIEYGIKGPAPRDNLIAINFAQLRHMLKSVRHAHGLKAKIQAMFGYPSTLDSTSTETSSIEFTLTSPHSREETND from the coding sequence ATGCCTGTTGAATTAATATTACTAGCCTTAAGTCCAATTTTCCTAGTGTGCATTGCGCTTGAGTATTACTTCCATCCAACCGATTACGCACTCAAAGATTCCATGCAAAATACACTGCTTGCCCTTTTGCACCAAGCGAGTGACGCTATCGCGCTTATCCTTCTCATGCCGCTATTTTACTGGCTCGCCCAGTTTGCACTGTTTAACATTCCACTCTCTCCAGAATCTTTACTGATAGGCTTTTTGTTGCAAGATTTTTTGTATTATTGGTTTCATCGCGCTTCGCACAACATTCATTGGTTGTGGTGCGCACATGTGGTTCATCACAGCTCCGTTCGCATGAATTTCACCACGGCTTTTCGCCAAAGTTTACTTTATCCTGTGTTAGGCATGTGGCTGTTTTGGCTACCAATGATATTACTGGGATTTGACCCTAAACTGGTGTTTGCCATTGTCGCAATTAATTTGGCCTTTCAGTTCTTTGTACACACAAAGCACATCGGAAAATTAGGTTGGCTGGAACACCTGTTTAATACACCGACACATCACCGAATTCACCACGCAAGCAATGATCACTACCTAGATAAGAATTACGCCGGTGTCCTTATCATCTGGGACAAACTTTTCGGTACCTATGTTGAAGAAGATGCAAATATTACTATCGAATATGGGATAAAAGGCCCTGCACCTCGAGATAACCTTATCGCAATTAATTTTGCTCAGCTCCGCCATATGTTGAAGTCGGTTAGGCATGCACACGGGCTAAAAGCGAAGATTCAGGCAATGTTTGGCTATCCTTCCACGCTTGATAGCACTTCAACTGAAACATCTTCCATTGAGTTTACTCTTACAAGCCCTCATAGTAGGGAAGAAACCAATGATTGA
- a CDS encoding peroxiredoxin, with the protein MIEQGQALPQGVLAELTSDGVVNHETATLFAGKKVVVFAVPGAFTPTCSAAHLPGYVTLADKIKAKGVDLIACVSVNDAFVMKAWGDAQNAQEIAMLADGDGSFTKALGLEMDTGAFGGVRSQRYAMIVENGVVTALNVEAPKSFEVSKAEVILDTL; encoded by the coding sequence ATGATTGAACAAGGACAAGCTTTACCACAAGGTGTACTTGCAGAATTGACAAGCGATGGCGTAGTAAATCACGAAACAGCAACGTTGTTTGCAGGCAAAAAAGTAGTTGTGTTTGCAGTACCAGGTGCGTTCACACCAACGTGCTCAGCAGCTCATTTACCTGGTTACGTGACACTTGCAGACAAGATCAAAGCCAAAGGTGTTGACCTGATCGCCTGTGTTTCAGTGAATGACGCCTTCGTCATGAAAGCATGGGGTGATGCTCAAAATGCACAAGAGATCGCCATGCTTGCTGATGGCGATGGTAGCTTCACCAAAGCATTAGGCCTTGAAATGGATACTGGTGCATTTGGCGGTGTTCGTTCACAGCGCTATGCGATGATTGTTGAGAATGGGGTCGTTACAGCGCTTAACGTTGAAGCACCTAAGTCGTTCGAAGTCAGTAAAGCAGAAGTGATTCTGGATACGCTGTAA
- a CDS encoding MATE family efflux transporter: MQDLTKGPIQKHIVHMAVPIAMGMLIQTMYFLIDLFFVGQLGEAALAGVSTAGNLFFFIMALTQVFNVGCATLVAHAMGRKNRDEAESIYSHGMFYGLAATLLTLIVGYNFGHAYINTLVTDELTRQMAFSYFNWFLPSLALQFVLTVISASMRGSGLVKPLMGIQMLALILNAVLSPLLITGAGGILPEMGVSGAACASSISAIFALVLVIKYLYKNPNTLTLHFAKMTPNWEIFKGILKVGVPAGSEFMLTFFYMALIYWALSRFGPAEQAGFGLGTRIMQSLFLPVMAIAFAAPAIAGQNYAAGKVKRVYATYKISMGMTVGMMAIMAIPCIFVPEWFLGPFSNDPEVILVAATFLSFVGFNFVPAGMVFAASGMFQAFGNTLPSLASTFVRVSTFSCLLVYFVSQDDLAVTTIWTLSVATVFLQATLSFFLLQRALRKKIYARAHARTPISEAVEAN, translated from the coding sequence ATGCAGGATTTAACTAAAGGCCCTATACAAAAACACATTGTTCACATGGCAGTCCCCATTGCAATGGGCATGCTCATTCAAACAATGTATTTTCTTATCGACTTGTTTTTTGTTGGTCAATTAGGCGAGGCTGCGCTTGCAGGCGTCAGTACAGCTGGAAACTTGTTCTTTTTTATCATGGCATTAACCCAAGTGTTTAATGTGGGTTGCGCAACGCTAGTCGCTCATGCCATGGGACGGAAAAACCGTGATGAAGCAGAGTCGATTTACAGCCATGGTATGTTTTATGGTCTGGCTGCCACGCTTTTAACACTCATTGTCGGGTATAACTTTGGCCATGCCTACATCAACACATTGGTGACTGACGAACTTACTAGACAAATGGCATTTAGCTACTTTAACTGGTTTTTGCCTTCACTTGCTTTGCAATTTGTGTTGACGGTGATTTCTGCTTCGATGCGGGGTTCTGGACTTGTTAAGCCTTTGATGGGTATCCAAATGTTAGCACTCATTTTAAATGCCGTGTTGTCTCCATTACTTATTACCGGTGCGGGTGGCATTTTACCTGAAATGGGCGTGAGCGGTGCGGCTTGCGCAAGCTCCATTTCAGCGATTTTTGCGTTAGTTCTGGTGATCAAATACCTCTACAAAAACCCCAATACGCTGACGTTGCATTTTGCCAAAATGACACCGAACTGGGAAATTTTTAAAGGTATTTTAAAAGTGGGTGTTCCTGCAGGAAGCGAATTTATGCTGACGTTTTTCTACATGGCGCTAATTTATTGGGCTTTGAGCCGTTTTGGCCCAGCGGAACAAGCAGGCTTTGGTTTAGGTACTCGAATTATGCAGTCACTGTTTTTACCCGTCATGGCAATTGCGTTTGCTGCACCGGCCATTGCAGGGCAAAACTATGCGGCCGGCAAAGTGAAGCGGGTGTACGCAACGTATAAGATTTCGATGGGTATGACCGTTGGAATGATGGCAATTATGGCGATACCTTGTATCTTTGTGCCTGAATGGTTTTTAGGTCCCTTTAGCAATGATCCTGAAGTAATTCTCGTGGCAGCAACGTTTTTAAGTTTTGTAGGTTTTAATTTTGTTCCAGCAGGGATGGTCTTTGCGGCTTCAGGCATGTTTCAAGCTTTTGGCAATACATTGCCTTCACTAGCTAGTACTTTTGTACGTGTTTCTACATTTTCGTGCTTGTTAGTGTATTTTGTGTCGCAAGATGATTTAGCGGTGACGACCATTTGGACGCTTTCAGTAGCGACCGTATTTTTGCAAGCGACGCTGAGCTTTTTCTTACTGCAACGCGCCCTGCGTAAGAAAATTTATGCTCGTGCGCATGCAAGAACCCCGATTTCTGAGGCTGTAGAGGCCAACTAA
- a CDS encoding CPBP family intramembrane glutamic endopeptidase, translating into MIGILGLLLYVHTRVQKPSLKSFLAGLLLLACVLLAAHLLPGFNNPQWLKEEFKSDSSLAFSMYLNFDKALILFILAGLYPFLFDKQVSVSNETLGISPRSKLILILLFGSIFPLAMTLELIELEMGLPSWWWLFALNNLLITCTVEEAFFRGALQGQVLNRFGAVSALLISSVLFGAAHFAGGLEYVLVATIAGCGYGYVYASTGRLSLAVLSHFAVNFIHLAFFTYPKLAPIDL; encoded by the coding sequence GTGATAGGCATACTTGGCTTACTGCTATACGTTCACACCCGAGTCCAAAAGCCATCTCTAAAGTCGTTCCTGGCCGGACTGCTTTTACTTGCCTGTGTACTTCTTGCTGCACACTTACTGCCGGGATTTAATAATCCACAATGGCTAAAAGAAGAATTCAAAAGTGATTCCAGCTTAGCCTTTTCAATGTATTTAAATTTTGATAAAGCATTGATACTTTTCATCCTTGCTGGACTCTATCCCTTTTTGTTCGACAAGCAAGTCTCCGTTAGCAACGAGACTTTGGGTATCTCCCCTCGCTCTAAACTCATCCTGATTTTGTTGTTTGGGAGTATTTTCCCTCTCGCCATGACACTGGAACTCATTGAACTTGAGATGGGACTGCCTTCTTGGTGGTGGCTGTTTGCCCTCAATAACCTACTTATCACTTGTACCGTTGAAGAAGCTTTTTTCCGTGGCGCACTTCAAGGACAAGTTCTAAATCGTTTTGGCGCCGTCAGTGCACTATTGATAAGCAGCGTATTATTTGGTGCAGCTCATTTTGCGGGTGGATTGGAATACGTATTGGTGGCAACCATAGCCGGTTGTGGCTATGGTTACGTTTACGCCTCAACAGGTCGACTTTCACTTGCCGTGCTGAGCCACTTCGCGGTCAACTTTATCCACTTGGCCTTTTTTACTTATCCTAAACTTGCTCCTATCGATCTCTAG
- a CDS encoding NPP1 family protein, protein MTRHLLSLSTLVALTHPALASDFQALNEALPPSYVINGTEPVFDFDGDGCLPSAGISRSGQQNAGLKTSGKITGDCRDNHFLNTSNTVHRYVCQDNVTGYYCAHFYSLYFEKDQVFDYFGGGHRHDWEYAAVWTKNGLVTHGSYSAHGDLNTKPKNELPMENGHLKIVYHKDGILTHAMRFAKNNEFAENAYNRFVTPNIISWYRMTGDGITNSELRSKLNLYDYGSATLPVKDSRFLYNVNRFKPAEYPSFTEYDVEHSQ, encoded by the coding sequence ATGACACGGCATTTACTTTCACTCTCTACCCTTGTTGCGCTCACGCACCCTGCACTTGCGAGCGATTTTCAAGCACTTAACGAAGCTCTACCGCCAAGTTACGTCATTAACGGCACCGAGCCGGTTTTCGATTTTGATGGCGATGGTTGTTTGCCAAGTGCCGGCATTAGCCGTTCAGGTCAACAAAATGCGGGGTTAAAAACCTCAGGGAAAATTACTGGCGATTGCCGAGATAATCATTTTCTCAATACGTCAAACACCGTGCACCGCTATGTCTGTCAGGACAACGTAACAGGCTACTACTGCGCACACTTTTACTCATTGTATTTTGAGAAAGACCAAGTTTTTGATTACTTTGGAGGTGGCCATCGGCACGACTGGGAATACGCCGCTGTTTGGACAAAAAATGGATTGGTTACACACGGTAGCTACAGCGCGCATGGAGACTTAAATACAAAGCCTAAAAATGAGCTGCCGATGGAAAACGGCCACCTTAAAATCGTTTATCACAAAGATGGCATTTTAACGCACGCAATGCGCTTTGCTAAAAACAACGAATTTGCCGAAAACGCCTATAATCGCTTCGTCACCCCCAACATCATAAGTTGGTATCGCATGACTGGCGACGGTATTACAAATTCAGAACTGCGAAGTAAACTAAACTTGTACGATTACGGTTCTGCGACATTACCTGTAAAAGACAGTCGCTTTCTTTACAACGTAAACCGCTTCAAACCTGCCGAATATCCGTCCTTCACAGAATATGATGTAGAACATTCGCAATAA
- a CDS encoding endonuclease produces MKISIYSPLTGLCVAMLSFQAFSAIPNNYYQSADTSSSTTLKSSLHTIIKGHTKIPYTASTTDTWDVLELADQDPANAANVIDLYKNASYIKAGGGNTNYNREHSWPKSYGFPNDGPDNYPYTDLHHLFIANSSYNSSRNNKPYALCSDAACIVKSTEVNNGRGGGALDISLTLGSGAADGIWQTWPARRGDVARALMYLTVRYEGGVHSTTGVAEPDLELTDNRALIEASNTGGNEATAYMGLKSVLISWNREDPVDDFERRHNEAVFQAQGNRNPFVDHPEYAACIFENQCTGTPTGQLPATPSGFSGVSGDGSIRLTWQANTESNLTGYRITRQSDTSAEATLATVTTTSYIDNSVSNGVRYQYRLYAQNNLGNQSTAASTSWLTPATSVTDGIWINELHYDNDGTDVNEGVEVAGNAGLNLNGWQLIAYNGNGGAAYKTVALSGTLSNQSNGFGTASFAISGLQNGGPDGIALVNAANQVVQFISYEGSFTATDGPAKGVTSQDIGLSESTTSPVGKSLQLKGSGTNSSAFTWALQDASFGQINPGQSFGGSTPQEPSLFTNSNQIAMPDNGNVDSTLNVSKTGVSGNVMVSVNITHSYRGDIALTLVAPDGSQYSLKEKNGNDGVANVVEQFSVNSTSNSQGTWTLKVSDNYKQDTGTLNSWSLQFSQ; encoded by the coding sequence ATGAAAATTTCAATTTACAGCCCTCTCACTGGATTATGCGTAGCAATGCTTTCTTTTCAAGCATTCAGCGCTATACCAAACAATTACTACCAATCGGCCGATACGTCGTCCTCTACTACGTTAAAATCGAGTCTCCACACTATCATTAAAGGTCACACCAAGATCCCCTATACGGCATCAACAACTGACACGTGGGACGTGCTAGAGCTTGCTGATCAAGACCCGGCAAATGCGGCAAATGTCATCGACCTATACAAAAATGCCAGCTACATCAAAGCGGGTGGCGGTAACACGAACTATAACCGAGAGCATTCTTGGCCAAAATCATATGGCTTCCCAAACGATGGACCTGACAATTACCCGTACACGGACCTGCATCACTTGTTTATAGCTAACAGCAGTTATAACTCCAGTCGTAACAATAAGCCGTATGCGCTTTGTAGCGATGCTGCCTGTATCGTGAAGAGCACTGAAGTGAATAATGGTCGTGGCGGTGGCGCTTTGGACATAAGTTTAACGCTTGGCAGTGGTGCTGCAGATGGCATCTGGCAAACTTGGCCAGCTCGCCGTGGTGACGTTGCTCGTGCGCTGATGTATTTAACTGTTCGCTATGAAGGTGGCGTACATTCAACGACAGGTGTGGCTGAGCCAGACTTAGAATTAACGGACAACCGTGCATTGATTGAGGCTTCAAATACGGGAGGCAATGAAGCTACAGCCTATATGGGCTTGAAATCCGTACTCATTAGCTGGAACCGTGAAGACCCTGTTGATGATTTCGAACGTCGCCACAATGAAGCCGTTTTTCAAGCTCAAGGAAATCGTAACCCTTTTGTTGACCACCCTGAATACGCAGCTTGTATATTCGAAAACCAATGTACGGGCACCCCTACTGGTCAACTTCCAGCAACACCATCTGGCTTTTCTGGGGTATCGGGCGATGGTTCAATTCGCTTAACATGGCAAGCTAACACCGAAAGTAACCTAACAGGCTATCGTATTACTCGCCAAAGTGACACCAGTGCAGAAGCAACCTTAGCAACCGTAACAACCACGTCGTATATCGATAACTCAGTAAGTAACGGCGTACGCTACCAATATCGTCTATATGCGCAGAATAATCTCGGTAATCAATCTACAGCAGCCAGCACATCGTGGTTGACACCAGCAACAAGTGTCACCGACGGTATTTGGATCAACGAATTGCATTATGACAACGATGGTACGGATGTGAATGAAGGTGTTGAGGTTGCCGGCAATGCTGGTCTAAATCTAAATGGATGGCAGCTTATCGCGTACAATGGTAATGGTGGTGCCGCTTATAAAACAGTGGCCTTGAGCGGTACGCTTAGCAATCAAAGTAACGGATTTGGTACAGCCTCATTTGCTATTTCGGGTCTGCAAAACGGTGGTCCCGATGGTATTGCGTTAGTCAATGCTGCTAATCAGGTCGTCCAGTTTATCAGTTATGAAGGAAGTTTTACTGCGACGGATGGCCCTGCCAAAGGTGTCACCTCTCAGGACATCGGGTTGAGTGAATCCACCACATCACCCGTTGGTAAGTCTTTGCAATTGAAAGGGTCTGGTACAAACTCAAGTGCATTTACATGGGCTTTACAAGATGCGTCGTTCGGTCAAATCAATCCCGGACAATCTTTTGGTGGCAGCACCCCTCAAGAACCAAGCTTGTTTACCAATAGCAACCAAATTGCAATGCCGGATAATGGTAATGTTGATTCCACATTAAACGTATCAAAAACTGGGGTATCAGGGAATGTCATGGTCAGCGTAAACATCACGCACAGCTATCGTGGAGATATTGCCTTAACCCTTGTAGCACCTGATGGAAGCCAATATTCTCTGAAAGAGAAAAACGGCAACGACGGCGTCGCAAATGTTGTCGAACAATTCTCGGTCAATTCGACGAGTAACAGCCAAGGAACTTGGACGCTAAAAGTATCAGACAACTACAAACAAGACACGGGTACATTAAACAGTTGGTCACTTCAATTTAGCCAATAA
- a CDS encoding TonB-dependent receptor plug domain-containing protein, with protein sequence MAQRSLLWPLLCVALPSAWADSDERALFDLSLDELLATTVETASKYKESFTESSAINTVISREEIKGFGANNLVEVLERVVSVHMTGSNFFPQNVMSMRGDLLGHYDNHVLMLLNGRPIRESYAGGVNFSVYTALPLSVIERIEIIRGPGSALYGTNAYSGVVNIITSKQQQSQMTATFGSFDTKALELSSHIESEELKANIALKLFDEQGWNFAAFDNNHVFGQTDYGETNVGLFADATYGNISTNLLYTSSKQLFIGASADWVAGPALDDRTMESERLFIDISHEFSFDADWLMQSHLSYSTMDFDHYNYLGKSKDTALELTTLYRPSEQLNWVIGATLWYQDVSSEARLAKAPVPDFTATWYTTYTQVDYKPFAALKLIAGLQWNKADQLDAKVVSRLGATYQLTQNIGVKLMRAQAYRAAFGVETGFSLILTNPDGSIRGGLRGNPNLAPEEITTTDAQVFYHSQQVQLAATFFHSKLSQLVTRERAADNVIDFVNKGKLTLDGWELEGKYNLNEHWHLMASYSYQFNETDTHIENFTTVPNHLFKMGAIYQSMHGVSVGVFQNYVTEATDIAVQNPARQAYNPAASQYALWSAKVSLDLGQFSPSFANTQISLYGYNITDEDIYHPDFIGKRINTLPARQGRSWYLNVSYKF encoded by the coding sequence ATGGCGCAACGCTCTCTTCTTTGGCCTCTACTATGTGTCGCCTTACCCAGTGCGTGGGCTGATTCAGATGAACGAGCTTTGTTCGACTTATCGTTAGATGAACTTCTTGCAACGACCGTAGAAACAGCAAGCAAATATAAAGAATCGTTTACAGAATCCTCTGCGATAAATACCGTCATTAGTCGCGAAGAAATCAAAGGTTTTGGTGCGAACAACCTTGTTGAGGTACTTGAACGAGTCGTCAGTGTTCATATGACCGGCTCAAATTTTTTTCCTCAAAACGTAATGTCAATGCGCGGGGATTTACTCGGCCATTACGATAACCATGTCTTAATGCTCTTAAATGGTCGCCCTATTCGAGAATCTTATGCCGGTGGCGTTAACTTTTCTGTTTATACCGCATTACCGCTTAGTGTTATTGAACGCATTGAAATCATTCGCGGTCCAGGCTCGGCACTTTATGGCACAAACGCGTATTCCGGCGTTGTGAATATCATCACCTCAAAACAACAACAGTCCCAGATGACGGCAACTTTTGGCAGCTTCGATACCAAAGCATTGGAACTGTCTAGTCATATTGAGTCCGAAGAACTAAAGGCCAACATTGCACTCAAGTTGTTTGATGAACAAGGATGGAATTTTGCGGCATTTGATAACAACCATGTGTTCGGCCAAACCGATTACGGTGAAACAAACGTTGGCCTCTTTGCCGACGCAACCTATGGCAATATTTCAACGAACTTACTTTACACGAGCAGCAAACAGTTATTTATTGGCGCATCGGCTGACTGGGTTGCAGGCCCTGCACTTGATGACAGAACCATGGAGTCAGAACGCTTATTTATCGATATTAGCCACGAGTTTAGTTTTGATGCTGATTGGCTAATGCAAAGCCATTTGTCCTACTCCACGATGGACTTCGATCATTATAACTATCTCGGTAAATCCAAAGACACCGCATTGGAACTCACCACGCTTTATCGTCCTTCTGAACAGTTAAATTGGGTGATTGGGGCTACGCTTTGGTATCAAGATGTGAGCTCTGAAGCGCGACTTGCGAAAGCACCCGTACCTGACTTTACTGCAACATGGTACACGACTTACACGCAGGTCGACTATAAACCGTTTGCAGCGTTAAAACTCATAGCAGGTTTACAGTGGAATAAAGCAGACCAACTCGATGCGAAAGTGGTATCTCGTTTAGGTGCAACGTATCAACTCACCCAAAATATTGGTGTTAAACTCATGCGAGCACAAGCCTATCGGGCTGCATTTGGTGTTGAAACGGGTTTTTCCCTCATACTCACGAACCCTGATGGCTCTATTCGTGGCGGCCTTCGCGGAAACCCAAACCTAGCTCCAGAAGAAATCACCACAACCGACGCCCAAGTCTTTTATCATTCTCAACAAGTCCAACTCGCTGCAACATTTTTTCACAGCAAACTTAGCCAACTCGTGACACGAGAACGTGCGGCAGACAACGTAATTGATTTTGTAAACAAGGGTAAATTGACCCTTGATGGTTGGGAGCTCGAAGGCAAATACAACCTCAACGAACATTGGCATTTAATGGCAAGTTACAGCTATCAATTTAATGAAACGGACACCCACATCGAGAACTTTACGACGGTGCCAAACCACCTTTTTAAAATGGGTGCAATTTATCAATCAATGCATGGTGTCAGCGTTGGGGTTTTCCAAAATTATGTGACTGAAGCAACTGACATTGCGGTGCAAAACCCTGCTCGACAAGCGTATAACCCTGCAGCAAGTCAGTACGCCCTTTGGAGCGCCAAAGTAAGTTTAGATTTGGGCCAATTCAGTCCGAGCTTCGCCAATACTCAAATCAGTCTCTATGGTTACAACATCACCGATGAGGACATTTATCATCCTGATTTTATAGGCAAACGGATTAACACCCTCCCCGCACGCCAAGGCAGAAGTTGGTATTTAAATGTGAGTTATAAGTTTTAG
- a CDS encoding response regulator — MIKVALVDDQALVRQGIASLLSLNTAFDLCWQAGDGQEALDKVAQSSVDVLLVDVRMPKMDGIAFLKALRQHNQTIKVVMLTTFDEPDLFIEAMQAGANGFLLKDVDSQKLTQAVEAVFDGQTLAEPILLGQLTKEQLSTFADPNIEALNDRELAILKLMAAGYSNKEIADAVFLAAGTVKNHVSTILAKLNTRDRTRAVLKALQAGLLD; from the coding sequence ATGATTAAAGTCGCATTAGTTGATGACCAAGCGCTGGTTAGACAGGGCATAGCAAGTTTGTTGTCCTTGAATACCGCGTTTGATCTGTGTTGGCAAGCGGGTGATGGCCAAGAAGCCTTGGACAAAGTTGCGCAAAGTTCGGTAGATGTGCTGCTGGTGGATGTTCGTATGCCCAAAATGGATGGCATCGCCTTTTTAAAAGCGTTACGCCAACACAATCAAACGATTAAGGTCGTAATGCTTACCACCTTCGATGAGCCTGATCTGTTTATTGAAGCCATGCAAGCCGGTGCAAATGGCTTTTTGCTGAAAGACGTCGATAGTCAGAAACTCACGCAAGCAGTAGAAGCCGTTTTTGATGGACAAACATTGGCAGAACCCATTCTACTTGGCCAATTAACCAAAGAACAACTCAGTACGTTTGCAGATCCCAATATTGAGGCCTTAAATGACCGAGAATTAGCAATCTTAAAGTTAATGGCCGCGGGCTATTCAAATAAAGAAATTGCCGATGCGGTTTTTCTTGCAGCTGGGACGGTGAAAAACCATGTCTCAACAATTTTAGCCAAACTTAATACGAGAGACCGCACTCGTGCTGTATTAAAAGCGCTCCAAGCTGGGTTATTGGATTAG
- a CDS encoding sensor histidine kinase: MSSAHDRFNPTLCISGLLAAIITLVILKTPEITVQLHSFIGLFGAAFLTLNLSSFLSRPQPIRVAAIIVQIVAYGGVCLTTPHFMSAILLVVLAGQLPFVFSMRLAVMMLLGVNLAAFTVHTTFYDLNWLNVLVGNLLYVAFQLFSLAVSRNVVQEQLARAALEIKNAELAATQTMLEQSVRLSERLQLSRDLHDICGHQLTALTLNLEFLSHQATSPVKEGILETKQVAKELLAEIRKVVRAQRSQMDIDLKRVLTELIERISSRHITFNCDLADHAIPDLTAEAMFRVAQEGLTNALKHSQSDVNVTLNINENALVLTIRNTLQGKVRSQGVGLKSMSERMQAVKGMFNVTQEAGEWVLVARAPV; this comes from the coding sequence ATGTCTTCCGCACACGATAGATTTAATCCAACACTCTGTATTTCTGGGCTTTTAGCGGCCATTATTACGCTGGTGATACTTAAAACGCCTGAAATAACGGTTCAGTTGCACAGTTTTATTGGGCTGTTTGGTGCCGCATTCCTTACGTTAAACTTATCGTCATTCCTAAGCCGTCCTCAACCAATACGTGTTGCTGCCATCATCGTGCAAATTGTGGCTTATGGTGGTGTTTGCCTGACAACGCCGCATTTTATGAGTGCGATTCTATTGGTGGTATTAGCAGGCCAACTGCCGTTTGTGTTTTCTATGCGCCTTGCTGTGATGATGTTGCTCGGCGTGAACTTAGCCGCATTTACAGTCCACACGACCTTTTATGATCTGAACTGGTTGAATGTGCTTGTTGGGAATTTACTCTACGTTGCGTTTCAACTGTTTTCTCTGGCGGTGAGTCGAAACGTGGTACAAGAGCAATTGGCGCGAGCCGCTTTAGAAATTAAAAACGCGGAGTTGGCTGCAACACAAACAATGCTGGAACAATCAGTGAGATTATCCGAAAGGTTGCAGCTCAGCCGTGATCTTCATGACATTTGTGGGCATCAGCTTACGGCCCTGACTTTAAACTTAGAGTTTCTATCACATCAGGCTACGTCCCCTGTGAAAGAGGGTATTTTGGAAACGAAACAAGTGGCCAAAGAATTACTGGCAGAGATCCGTAAAGTTGTTCGAGCGCAGCGAAGCCAAATGGACATCGACTTAAAACGCGTGTTGACTGAACTTATAGAACGAATCTCAAGTCGACACATCACCTTTAACTGTGACTTAGCGGATCATGCTATTCCAGATCTCACCGCAGAAGCGATGTTTCGTGTTGCTCAAGAAGGTCTAACGAATGCACTGAAACACAGTCAAAGTGATGTAAACGTAACACTAAACATCAATGAAAATGCACTGGTGCTCACAATTCGAAATACCCTACAGGGAAAAGTGAGGTCGCAAGGTGTTGGATTAAAAAGCATGTCAGAGCGTATGCAAGCCGTAAAGGGGATGTTTAACGTGACGCAAGAGGCTGGCGAGTGGGTGCTGGTCGCCCGTGCTCCCGTTTAA